A genome region from Hevea brasiliensis isolate MT/VB/25A 57/8 chromosome 9, ASM3005281v1, whole genome shotgun sequence includes the following:
- the LOC110645698 gene encoding WRKY transcription factor 23 isoform X1, with amino-acid sequence MEGKEEVKIENIVGSSTFPDNTQTSYPFQGVFDFCEGDKSSLGFMELLGMQDFSASVFDMLQVPSVVQAAASNPVAKKMESPEVLNQPATPNSSSISSASSDALNDEPVKVADNEEEEPQKTRKELKPKKTNQKRQREPRFAFMTKSEVDHLEDGYRWRKYGQKAVKNSPFPRSYYRCTSASCNVKKRVERSFSDPSIVVTTYEGQHTHPSAVMARPSFTGAASESGFSTSAFAMPMQRRLSHFQQQQQPFLNSFTALGFGYKGNTNATFLHERRFCTSPGSDLLEDHGLLQDIVPSHMLKE; translated from the exons ATGGAAGGGAAAGAAGAGGTAAAGATTGAGAATATTGTTGGATCGTCAACATTTCCTGATAATACTCAGACCAGTTATCCTTTCCAGGGTGTATTTGATTTCTGTGAAGGAGATAAGAGCTCGTTAGGGTTTATGGAGCTACTGGGTATGCAGGACTTCAGTGCTTCCGTGTTTGATATGCTGCAGGTACCATCTGTGGTGCAAGCTGCAGCTTCTAATCCTGTAGCAAAAAAGATGGAATCGCCAGAGGTGTTGAATCAGCCTGCAACTCCTAACTCTTCGTCGATTTCCTCAGCCTCCAGTGATGCTTTAAATGATGAACCGGTTAAGGTTGCGGATAATGAGGAAGAAGAGCCGCAGAAGACCAGGAAAGA GTTGAAGCCCAAGAAGACAAATCAGAAGAGACAGAGAGAGCCGAGATTCGCATTCATGACGAAGAGCGAAGTTGATCATCTGGAAGATGGGTACAGATGGAGAAAGTACGGCCAGAAAGCTGTGAAAAATAGCCCCTTTCCTAG GAGTTACTATCGTTGCACCAGTGCCTCCTGTAATGTGAAGAAGAGAGTAGAGAGATCTTTCAGTGATCCAAGCATAGTTGTGACCACCTATGAAGGCCAACATACCCATCCTAGCGCTGTCATGGCCCGTCCAAGCTTTACTGGAGCTGCATCAGAGTCTGGTTTCTCTACTTCTGCTTTTGCCATGCCAATGCAAAGAAGATTGTCACACTTTCAGCAGCAGCAACAACCCTTTCTCAATAGCTTCACAGCTTTGGGTTTTGGTTATAAAGGAAACACGAATGCTACTTTTCTACATGAGAGGCGCTTTTGCACCAGCCCAGGGTCTGATTTGCTTGAAGATCATGGGCTTCTTCAAGACATTGTCCCTTCCCATATGCTAAAGGAGTAG
- the LOC110645698 gene encoding WRKY transcription factor 23 isoform X2 yields MEGKEEGVFDFCEGDKSSLGFMELLGMQDFSASVFDMLQVPSVVQAAASNPVAKKMESPEVLNQPATPNSSSISSASSDALNDEPVKVADNEEEEPQKTRKELKPKKTNQKRQREPRFAFMTKSEVDHLEDGYRWRKYGQKAVKNSPFPRSYYRCTSASCNVKKRVERSFSDPSIVVTTYEGQHTHPSAVMARPSFTGAASESGFSTSAFAMPMQRRLSHFQQQQQPFLNSFTALGFGYKGNTNATFLHERRFCTSPGSDLLEDHGLLQDIVPSHMLKE; encoded by the exons ATGGAAGGGAAAGAAGAG GGTGTATTTGATTTCTGTGAAGGAGATAAGAGCTCGTTAGGGTTTATGGAGCTACTGGGTATGCAGGACTTCAGTGCTTCCGTGTTTGATATGCTGCAGGTACCATCTGTGGTGCAAGCTGCAGCTTCTAATCCTGTAGCAAAAAAGATGGAATCGCCAGAGGTGTTGAATCAGCCTGCAACTCCTAACTCTTCGTCGATTTCCTCAGCCTCCAGTGATGCTTTAAATGATGAACCGGTTAAGGTTGCGGATAATGAGGAAGAAGAGCCGCAGAAGACCAGGAAAGA GTTGAAGCCCAAGAAGACAAATCAGAAGAGACAGAGAGAGCCGAGATTCGCATTCATGACGAAGAGCGAAGTTGATCATCTGGAAGATGGGTACAGATGGAGAAAGTACGGCCAGAAAGCTGTGAAAAATAGCCCCTTTCCTAG GAGTTACTATCGTTGCACCAGTGCCTCCTGTAATGTGAAGAAGAGAGTAGAGAGATCTTTCAGTGATCCAAGCATAGTTGTGACCACCTATGAAGGCCAACATACCCATCCTAGCGCTGTCATGGCCCGTCCAAGCTTTACTGGAGCTGCATCAGAGTCTGGTTTCTCTACTTCTGCTTTTGCCATGCCAATGCAAAGAAGATTGTCACACTTTCAGCAGCAGCAACAACCCTTTCTCAATAGCTTCACAGCTTTGGGTTTTGGTTATAAAGGAAACACGAATGCTACTTTTCTACATGAGAGGCGCTTTTGCACCAGCCCAGGGTCTGATTTGCTTGAAGATCATGGGCTTCTTCAAGACATTGTCCCTTCCCATATGCTAAAGGAGTAG